Below is a genomic region from Ostrea edulis chromosome 10, xbOstEdul1.1, whole genome shotgun sequence.
TGAAATCATTATAGAATTTTAGTAAAACCAGACTAGTGAAATCATTATAGAATTTTAGTAAAACCAGACTAGTGAAATCATTATAGAACGTTAGTAAAACCAGACTAGTGAAATCATTATAGAATGTTAGTAAAACCAGACTAGTGAAACCATTATAGAATGTTAGTAAAACCAGACTAGTGAAATCATTATAGAATGTTAGTAAAACCAGATTAGTGAAATCATATTATAGAATGTTAGTAAAACCAGACTAGTGAAATCATTTTAGAATGTTAGTAAAACCAGACTAGTGAAATCATTATAGAATGTTAGTAAAACCAGACTAGTGAAATCATTATAGAATGTTAGTAAAACCAGACTAGTGAAATCATTATAGAATGTTAGTAAAACCAGACTAGTGATATCTTTATAGAATGTTAGTAAAACCAGACTAGTGAAATCATTATAGAATGTTAGTAAAACCAGACTAGTGAAATCATTATAGAATGTTAGTAAAACCAGACTAGTGAAATCATTATAGAATGTTAGTAAAACCAGACTAGTGAAATCATTGATATATGTAACAGAGCAAATGAGATAAATAAATCAGTATTTGTCTTTTAAAATTCCTACGGAGTATATCTCTTCTTGTTCTTTACTTTCTTGTCTCTGTGAAGATGTGTAGCTGAACTTAATATACTTATATCCTTATCTTTAAGTTGTGTAGCTGAACATAATATACTTATATCCTTATCTTTAACTTCTTAATATACTTAAATACTTATCGCTAAATATTGTTTATTGGTAGACTAAGTACCTTTGAGAGGAAATTTGTCTCTCTCAATAGACTTAGTACTTGAATAGTTAGATCCGCCTCTTTATACTCATGTGATGTGTAACACATATAGTGATTCCCAAAGTGTAAAGACATTATCTCTTGAAAATCCCAAACACACTCGGGCTGGAAATCTGCATCTGTCAGTTTTCGATATCGTGTATCTATCCCAATACATTCCAACAAGCTACATCATGCatttccattttgaaaatgtttgccGACCCACGCAATACAAatcattttagaaatatttctaTCCTGGatttagataaataaatataacagTCGTCACTAAGATGACGTGGCGGGAATACCCCTTGTGAAACCTGTGAAGCTTTAAAACTTCCTCGTTCCAGTCAAGCGATCTCAATGAAAATAACAGGTACATAGCCCTTGTTTAGACAAGATTTCTTGTTCCTCGTTTGACTCTTAGTCAGGAGTTTGGTTACGGTGGCAACGAATTTTCCTAAATTTCTCCATTATCTTCGCTCCAccgttacatgtacatgtatatttttcatttcgtgATTTTTTATCAACTTACCACGAATAGGTTAACTcagaaaattttagattattattgtttaacgtgATTAGTCTGGTAGAATTAATCCAAATTGTACccattatgaaaatattccagatttagaaaattaaattattgttttcaaattttaatttctaTGTAAGTAAAAGCAGTAAATAATAATCAAGATAATTTTGGTGCAAATCGGTCGCTAAAATTATTTCCAAGGAATCGCACAGAACTtgtaattataaaatatttatgaaatatatcattcaAAAGTGGAAACATTGATATTAAGAAACAACTGACGACActtgatgcaaaataaataaataaataaatcatgcatgggttataatatatattctttGGTTTAGTTTggttatacacatgtaaatatgataaatacaaATTCACTTGATATAATTGGTCCCCCTCCACAATGTGGAAGGGGATCTAGAAATACGTGCGTCCGTGCGTTCGTCCACCCGTcccacttgactttgtggacgcaactccccAGAATCCGCTCagtggattttgttcaaattttgcaggATCGTCAGCCCCCATATGTACATATAGTTGACCATATTGCGACGCCTTGTCAATTCAACACATTggacaggagttatgggactttgttgaatctGTACATGCTTCACAACAGGAACATTTTGttgacgcaactcctcagagacCACTCAAcggattttattcaaattttgcaggattgttagtcacaatatgtacatagttgatcatattttactgcaattttgattcaACAAACTTTAATGGGGTTATGGGACATTTGTACttcaattcttttttataaGCTTAGCAATCTTGTTAAATACCTGAGGACATGAACCGcatcacgccagcatacttttcatgaagcgagTTAGTTCTATTTTACCCATCAATCCGTTTCAGACTCTATTACtcgattgtaaaaaaaaaaacaaaaaaacaaaaaaaaacaaaaaaaaaaacaacgttcatatttataacataaaatgcatgtatttgttaaaaattaaTTGGTACAATTAGGTCTTTGTGACTTATTTAATCAATCAGTTTAGTTAATACCAATTAGATCCAGATAGGTCTTGTTTTGAAAACCGATCTAAATGATCGATttgcttgaaaaaaaaagaaaagttgaaGAGAACAAAGTGttcgcccaactctctattttgtattccttttgggagttatgagattgatcacggacccctggatataccagaggtgggacggTCTAACTATTGGTATCAAACAGATCTGACAGCAtttggatatatcagaggtacTGACAAAAACAGTTATAAACGAATAAATAATAGTCTTTATTgtaattctacatgtatttatctacATTGCAGTGGATACTCCAAAACTTCAATGTGCACCAAAACATGTATTTTGactttttcaaatgtttaagTAATGAAAATCTATCTGTAGATAGTACCTTCGACCGATGTCATTTAATATCATAAGGAACTTCTGCAATCATTACTGAGCTTTcttgtctttttcttttctttaaaatatttctttcatctGAGGTCATCCATCTTcacatgcatggtccagcaaaaggtctgtagctgagagggaaggtggatgacCCCATATGAAagatagatttttgagaagggcagatagggttcttgattgtgcacagtgtctaaatccccatgtttggtactgtgatagtgtgggggtggtgcgggttagcccaaatgagagaaaatcaaagcaaaaaagggcacccgctcagagcatgttttgtgcaccagcatcagtatttatagattacatgtaatttagggtcataatttattaactacaccaatatgaaatacaagtattgacataaaagggaaatatgatttttcattagtctgtcatttATCTGACTTTGATgcataccccctatccacatgtttcagaaccaaagaaactgtcccctgccacctcgGCGTGCAATAACGTTAAATTAAATTCGTTCTCGAAATGTTTTGGTACGGAGCAtattatttcatgaaaagttaaggtagtactctacatcgtcataatggctgacttcctttaaaaacatggatgaaaaaatcgatatcagcaatatttgactttttctTTTCCATTTATATCTAAATACATAGCCGAGTGGCTCAGTAGGTCAGAATACCGACTACTGAACTGGaggtccagcaggggttttgattttttttccagataaccttctattaaaactgtattttttgaaaaaataagataaatttgaaacttttcaacttcaaaatattgtacacatcctccacttctcatctacatcaaatttctctggtgtagcatacctccttaacgtTTGATAATGACCCAGATATTACACATAAACTTCTCTTGATTTTAGAAACATTTTatcataaaacaaatattagtTTTATAATAAATACAGAAATTTTAATTGGTCCATTAGGCGTATCATGGacgtttcaatttcttttcatttattttcagaaCATGCACTTTATTCCTCTTTTCCTTGTCGCCGTTTGACGGGATGGTCACATATACAATACTTCTCTTGGCATTGTAACATAGCGGACCGAAACATTTAAAATCCGCCATTTCTTCCCACTGTTTCCCATCAAATTCCAACTTGAATAGAGTCTTCGATTCGACATTGCACACCAACAGGTAACGTTTAGCCACCACACTTATACCACAGGGAATCCAGCCAAGATCTTGAATCCAAATCGTATCACCTTTAAAATTGATACATGTGATTGTTTTGTGAGTGTTGTCTGAAATATACACAATATCGTATTCAGGATTCATAGCTATCTGTGACACAAAGATTGTGGGCAGTTCCTTGATCATCTTTGTTTCATCAGAATCTATGATGACCAGAGAACGGAACTTAACATCTGTTATATCACAGGTAACCACGTAATGATGTCTGCCATACCTGCAATGGTATCCATTTCCCGGTAAAGGAATGTTTTTATCTTTAGGCAAGATTGACCTCCCTTTAACAGAATAAAAACTTATGACAGTTTTGTCTTCTTGGGTTATGGCAAATTTTTTACCATTTACTGATGTTATGTCGCGACAGTTGTAAATGTCATCCCTCGTCCCGATGAAATAGCCAAGGCTGTCGAAAGCTTTCAGTTTAAAATTTCCCGCGTCGTATATCACTAGTTCACCGCCTGTTAATGCTGTCAAACAGGTGATGCGACAGAAATTCCTGTCTCCGGGAAGCTTGCAATAGACATCACGGGAGTTCTTCATTGGGAATGATTTCCCCCCGACCTCATCCGATTGTACGGAGGTAGCCGCGGACTCACCGGAAATGCTGCTGTCGTCTGCTGAATCTTTCTTCCATTGATCTGTTTCAGATCCATCTAGCATATGGTTCCAGCTGTCTGTGTTCTCTGTCCCAGTTTTCAGTTTCTCTCTCAGAGGAAAGTCATTTTGGATATCATCTGTTGCTAAATCTTTTTCATGTCTGTCCTTGCTGCTTTTGTCTGCGTTTGTTTGGACATTATCGATGTCAGAAGTAGATGGTATTGCTACCTGCGCTTGTCTATGTTctgaaaaaagaaatgtttgGCATCATGAGATTTTGAAACATccacaatttcattttatgtgattttttttctcagttACTATTGACAATTCTTTATCATGGGGTAAGTTTTTTTTGTATGATATTCATTTCAGAAACTTCTCTACAGAATGATTTGATTGTagtgtttatttcatgaaatccACAATAAAAGTCAATAAGCCGAACATGTGCAATAcattcatacatgtaggtaatattgattgtattcATGCATATTAGTGAtagtaattgtttacatacatattaatgatattcatcgaatatataaatattagtACATATTagtattattcattatatacatacatgtacatattagtAATATTCATTGGATACATACATATTAGTATTAGtcattgtatacatatattagtaATATTCATGGAATACATTAATTGTATATCTACATATCATAGATATtcattgtatacatacatattagtaatattcattatatacatatttaatttTAGTAACATTCATTGTTTTCATACATATTAGCAATATTCATTGTATACTTACATATTAGTAATATACTTTATAAATATTGTCAAAATTCTATCAATTTGACAAAAATACATATCTATTTATAGTAACAAGTTTTAACCACAATTGCACCTAAAgtatcaatacaaaatatttggtTCTAAACATCAAGTTGTCCGGAGGaattacaaaaataatgtacaaaacTATAGCACACTATTATCTTAAGGTACGATTAAAACACTGGGTTAAATTTACACTATCAATTCTCAGTACAGAGTACCCCATGTTGTAGCAAATGTAGGAAGAACGGTATTTCATCTACGCTTTTAGGTCCCCTGAGTCGTCCGTAGTGCGTTCAggtttgaatatttttaactatttgaatttgCTATGAAGCAactttgggacaagggagacataaattatcaattttggggCTCCTCCACTCCCATGGGCTTTTGGGAGGAGCACAAATTGACCAATTATCAAATCGTCTTCATCTGTGAAaagaactaaatgcatagtgatgtagagcagtaaggtttcttttgaaattgttaattttCTGATCCCCGGGATGAAGGTTCTGACTCCGGGGCAGGGCCAATCGAGGCTTATAATGTTTATgcgtaaaacatttaaatactaTCTTCTATAATGCTATTGGTACTTAATTagaactaaatagatatttcatatttaccaaaattgtgcatttgatgatcccaggggtacaTATGTAAAGGTTTTGGTCCCAGGGTGGTGACAAAATTATCATATTGATTTATGATTTGAAAACATCTTTGATTTTACTGATGCTCTATgaaactaaatacatatttagaAAAAAGCAGGAAGGGGTGCGCCAAGAATGTGAATTTTGCAACTCCAGGGTTTTGACTCAAGGGCGGGTCCAAAACAGtcataataattatatactatgttatgtaaagtctttcatcggTATAGGCATTTCCGGGGCATCAGTTTTATACTAGTACTGCTGCTAAATATCAGAAATTGGCTTAGATaagcagaacaggaaaattaacATAAAGTTCGGAGCTCTTAGAGctaatgatacttttaactaatgaCCATGTGACTGACATGTGACTGACAGGGCCAGTGGGTCTCTTGTTGTTGatctattttaaaacaatatatcgTTAATATTGTTCATTGCAATTACTGACGAATAGAACgacttgtatgtacatgtatacttttttttaaataaatcttgTAAGAACAGAACTGCAATGAAATATTACACAAATGTAAAGGAAGACGtggttcaatgaaatattacacATAACTTAAAGAAAGGCGtggttcaatgaaatattacatactAACTTAAAAAAAGGCGtggttcaatgaaatattacatataacTTAAAGAAAGGCGtggttcaatgaaatattacacAAAACTTAAAGGAAGGCGtggttcaatgaaatattacacAAAACTTGAAAGAAGGCGTGGTTCATTTTTACTCTACTGTATATGTACTTATCTTAGCTTGATTTATATTTTGGCGCACGTTGGTGTATTTCACTAATTCATGATTGGTGCCATATTGTAGGATTTTTGGAATGCATGTATTCATACTATATACGGACAAAAATTGCGTTAAAACAAGAAAaggcgcgtagctgcctatatgcaactgcgtacacatcatttgagagagagagagagagagagagagagagagagagagagagagagagagagagagagagagagatatcttCGCCAATCGCCGTTAAAATATTTGTGCCTTAAAATTAAATAGCTGCATTATATAGTCCCGCTTTATAATTCAATCAGTATTATGATGTTCattcaatcaaattttaaatcctttttgaatttcaaatcatcaaCATCATGTCGAATATATCACTTTAATGTAAATCatatctgtacatgtagtagacggATTGGGACATTTTtgttatcagtaacatttaccatATATCCCAGTCGAAAACAACgaagaaataaatcattaaacGAATATATGTACGTCATTCTAAGTATACACGGTAGTTGGCATAATGCACTTtcgaaaataattttgtgaattcttttgggcttggaaattgacaagaaacctGTTTCTCGTCTGCGCTAGCCAAgagtttacgatccgctccgcttctctacaatcCTCGGCTGCGTTAGCACGATTTTCGTAGCTTTCAGTGGCGTCCTCTAGCTAACGAATGGAGAAAACGAGAAACAAACTGTCAttttctcaccagagggcgcgttacgcaagcttcacatacacctctgtcaaagCTTGGAATCACgggacaatataatcacatgatataaacaatcattatCGGTTTCCTTTCCCTCTAAAAGTTCAGGCAACATGTGATACAttaggctcttttcatagccaactgacactttagtaagtgcatatttaccgtttagctgtttgtctcttattttacaagttttatcgtatttttacagcctttcttacttctgattccatgtttacatttaaatctccaccacgtgtatatcctacattcatacgcatattacgaagtagttccaaatttatgatcagaaaacggcgattttaaactatttacagtaagcatcaatttaattgcaccaaaaacatatcataatatgactaaatatttagtccaaaacatataaatgttggatcaaagaaacttttacaagatttctgtaaattaaaaagccgttgacagaggtgtagtgcgaggagcgcacggaactctgggtagagaatgacaAACTGTTTGGTTTACATCatgttcaaccaatgaaaatgcgtCTTTCAACTACACTTTGTgtgttgttaaaataaaaatggctgCATCCAGTGAGTTACACTGCTTTAtatgtaaatcatttaaaatcaattaataaacCTGTTTTCGTAGGCAAAACCTCATTGCACAgtctacaccccccccccccccccatgttaTATGGAGACTATGAAAATCTGATTAAATGGAAGCGTTTTGAAGACAATAACTAATTGTTTACACATTCCTTCGTCTTACACGTGTTCTGACATAACTTGCTCTCTGCGGGGTACTTGGCCTGCATCCAAT
It encodes:
- the LOC125667532 gene encoding uncharacterized protein LOC125667532 isoform X2 encodes the protein MLDGSETDQWKKDSADDSSISGESAATSVQSDEVGGKSFPMKNSRDVYCKLPGDRNFCRITCLTALTGGELVIYDAGNFKLKAFDSLGYFIGTRDDIYNCRDITSVNGKKFAITQEDKTVISFYSVKGRSILPKDKNIPLPGNGYHCRYGRHHYVVTCDITDVKFRSLVIIDSDETKMIKELPTIFVSQIAMNPEYDIVYISDNTHKTITCINFKGDTIWIQDLGWIPCGISVVAKRYLLVCNVESKTLFKLEFDGKQWEEMADFKCFGPLCYNAKRSIVYVTIPSNGDKEKRNKVHVLKINEKKLKRP
- the LOC125667532 gene encoding uncharacterized protein LOC125667532 isoform X1, with the protein product MSFLYPEGRPESELIEHRQAQVAIPSTSDIDNVQTNADKSSKDRHEKDLATDDIQNDFPLREKLKTGTENTDSWNHMLDGSETDQWKKDSADDSSISGESAATSVQSDEVGGKSFPMKNSRDVYCKLPGDRNFCRITCLTALTGGELVIYDAGNFKLKAFDSLGYFIGTRDDIYNCRDITSVNGKKFAITQEDKTVISFYSVKGRSILPKDKNIPLPGNGYHCRYGRHHYVVTCDITDVKFRSLVIIDSDETKMIKELPTIFVSQIAMNPEYDIVYISDNTHKTITCINFKGDTIWIQDLGWIPCGISVVAKRYLLVCNVESKTLFKLEFDGKQWEEMADFKCFGPLCYNAKRSIVYVTIPSNGDKEKRNKVHVLKINEKKLKRP